CCTCGGTAGGGGCAGATGGAATTAAACGTTTCGCCAGACCAATGTCTTACCAAAATTGGGATGATGAGTTTTTACCAAACGAGTTAAAAAATGGAAATCCGTTAGGTATTTGGCGGACTGTAAATAACGAATTAACTAAATCACCGCTGGATGAAAAAAACATTTAGTTGTATAGATGCACATACTTGCGGTAATCCGGTAAGGGTGGTTGCAGGTGGCGGACCAATTCTAATTGGAAATTCAATGATGGAACGTCGTTTGCATTTCTTGAAGGAATATGATTGGATACGTAAAGGGTTGATGTTTGAACCTCGTGGCCATGACATGATGAGTGGCAGTATTTTATATCCGCCAATAGACCCTAAAAATGATATTGGTGTTTTATACATCGAAACCAGTGGCTGTTTGCCCATGTGCGGTCACGGTACAATTGGAACTGTTACCATTGCTATTGAAGAAGGTTTGGTGATCCCTAAAGTACCAGGAAAGCTGCGTTTAGAGACACCAGCAGGATTGGTTTTAGTAGAATATGTACAGATTGATGGTAAAGTTAAATCGGTAAAACTGATTAACATTAAATCGTTTTTAGCAGCCGAAGGTTTGGAAGTTGATTGTCCGGATTTAGGTAAGATAACTGTGGATGTAGCTTATGGTGGTAATTTTTATGCCATTGTTGATCCGCAAGAAAATTTTAAAGGATTAGAGAATTATACTGCCGACCAACTAATCAGCTGGAGTAGGACTTGTCGTAAATTGATGAATGAGCGATATACTTTTGTTCATCCAGAAGATTCAAATATCAATGGTTTAAGTCACTTTTTATGGGCTGGGGCAACTATTTCTCCAGAAGCAACGGCTAGAAATGCT
The sequence above is drawn from the Pedobacter frigiditerrae genome and encodes:
- a CDS encoding 4-hydroxyproline epimerase — translated: MKKTFSCIDAHTCGNPVRVVAGGGPILIGNSMMERRLHFLKEYDWIRKGLMFEPRGHDMMSGSILYPPIDPKNDIGVLYIETSGCLPMCGHGTIGTVTIAIEEGLVIPKVPGKLRLETPAGLVLVEYVQIDGKVKSVKLINIKSFLAAEGLEVDCPDLGKITVDVAYGGNFYAIVDPQENFKGLENYTADQLISWSRTCRKLMNERYTFVHPEDSNINGLSHFLWAGATISPEATARNAVFYGDKAIDRSPCGTGTSARMAQWFAKGKLKKGDKFIHESIIGSQFIGTIEEETTINGKPAIVPGIEGWAKVTGYNTIFIDDDDPYAHGFQVI